The Zonotrichia albicollis isolate bZonAlb1 chromosome W, bZonAlb1.hap1, whole genome shotgun sequence sequence TCAGTTTCCTTCCCATGTCACAAGCTCTCAGCCTATTTTGAGAATAATTAGCTTCTGACACAATCTCATTAGACACACCTCCCTTGATGAGATGAACTTCctgttggggggtttttggtggggtttttttttttttggactgttttggtttgggttgtttgtttgtttttttgttgcaAGACTGGATAGTTGGGGAATTAGTTCTGTGATACACCAAGCATTTGTGTAAAGTTCATATTATCCCTGTTAAAGTAGGGCTAGAAAGAAACATGAAACTATTTGCTCTTTCATACAGCAATAGATATAATGttgatttaaaatttttactaAAGAAATTGGTACGAAAATTGGATTGCCTTAACTGCAGAATTGCATAGATATGTTCAGGCACTGTTTATTCCTGTCACTATAGATGATGCAATATTTTTGAAATGGGTAAATTGCGGAACATAGACCTTGACTTAGATATCAAGGCTAACTGCCATGTCCTCACAAATGTAACACTTCATAATTACTATGTAGATGTCTGGAATTATTGTTAATTCTTAAGGCTGAGGggcgtgtgtctgtgtgtgtttgtttaacTTGGCAATTCTATACCCATCTATCTGCCCATGTCCGCTTTTGGTTTATTGAAGCTTGTATTCTTATATTTCCTTCCTGCTGCCGTTGCATCCAGTCAAACTGAAGTGCAGCCGCTAAAAATTAGTGGTGATCACTTTCATtaattgtcctggtttagggcaaatttgggagaaaccctccaaagggggcccctccagaaagcaaacctacacggcccctccccccaaccagtttgggaaggattcctcggagagaagtggaaagaacctgttatTTAACTGGCAAAGCACCCCcctcagcacacaaaatgaacaataccagatgacagcactctttcactgctctgaaaaagatgacaaattcagaaagtctctcctgGGAGTGGTCGCTCTGTTATCGgtccctccggcactgggggtagctgctgcaggccacaaggtgcaaactctcagTGTTTCCCAGGTCCCAGCCCGGAGCAGGCTCGAGTGGttccaaaaaagggaaagaaaaacagtccagggaaaattcGGAATGCCTAGCTAAACTAATTAacaagcagaagcaaaagcaagagcaaagcaggagcaaagcagaagcaggagcaaaataaagcaaaagttGCATTATGTACTGCCCCGTCTCTGTGTCCTGCCGGTTGTGGGGGAGCAGGctgataacaaaacaaaacaaaacaaaactttgctcttcagagccagtcttgaaggcacagaacataatatccagcataaacagaacacacgaatggggatacaagcatcataatgtcaccctaGGACGTTTATTAATTTGTGCATTGCTTGAAGTAATTGTGGTCTCCAAGGCCTACTACATTATAAGTAACTAGAAATTACCCTATTCCTGATATGTTTTCAGTAACCACTCTTTGAGTAAATAACTATGACAGTAAGAAAAAAGCAAGTCTTTTAATAAAGGAAATCCAGATGAGGAGAATACTGAAAATCCTTGGTGATGTGGGAATATTTCCATGTGTTATGCATAGCTTCATTGTAAATTAATGCCGTATAAATTGTTGGTGTGTTCTTGGATTATGGAGGCACTGGCTAAGCCTAATTTGTATCACTTTTTTGCACTATTAGTGTGTCATGGCATATATTTATGGTAACTGATAAAAGAGCATAAAGGTCATAGGTATGTGGTGATGGATCTACAATGTGTAATATGAATAGTTGCCATTGATCCTATTGTCAAATATAGCAATATGTATATCAATAGTTGTAAAATAATTGTAAGAACTTTGGTGGCACTGGTGCATTTTGATATGTTTGTCTGTAATATGCATTTGTTATGACTTTTAATATTGTAAAAATATTGACTTGAAGgtggaaataaaggaatgtgAATGATAATATGTAAAGATGAAATAGTTGTGACTTAAGGATGACTATAATATTTCAACAAGTACAATATGGTCTGcaataaaacatttttgtgAGGTTGAATTTTTTTGCAAATCAACTGGCACCTCAAATACAACTTAAAATATGTATAtgaatattttgaaatttaaatgtTTAATTTGCCCAGCTAACACAGCATTCTGACATGTATTGGTAAAAACATTTGTAGTTCTGAATCTTTTTAACCCCAGGCCATGTCTAGAGTGGCATTGGAATTGGCAGCCCCCAAAAGACCTTTCTAGTGTTTCatagctctgctgtgagtgagGTAGCATGGACTTGAATACACCCTAAACTGGCTACAGTAACTCGTGGCTTGGCCACACCCAGATGGATATGGTTTTGGCTTTATCAGTAAGTGTTTTAGAAGTGTAGATGGCCGGAGGAGCCAGTCAGTATTTGCTTCTGGGTTGACAGCTATAGAAAAGTTTTTACTAGGCTTTTTCCAGCACAGCAAGATTACTTTTGTAATGTGTCTGTATATTGGTAAGCTAGTTATGTCTATTTGTCTGCTTTTGCTCTCTTTTCATCTTAGGAATTTAAAGATCTCATGCTTGTCAGTCTGGAGGTATGAACAGTTTTGCgtaatcaaaaaaaaaaaaaaaaaggaattttagtTAATAAACTGCAGTTGACAAACCAAACTTTTAATACACctaaatttgggaaaaaatatccGTTCCTGTGATTGGAGAATTTGTTGGTCTCTGTAGAAACTGTAGTGTGACCAGACCCATGTGTTGATCAAGCTCCTGTCACTGATTTAATTCTCCATTAGTGACAAAGATTGCCTAGGGTATTTGAGACTGAAAATCACTTCATATTAAGACCTGATTTTAGTTTCATGAGTATTGATCTAACAGATAATTTTGGATGCTGCTTTGTGTGGAGTGTCTTCCTCagtttttcagtttattttgatGCCCTGTTTAGCTTTTAAGTCAAATCACAGGCACGCTTTAGGGACCAAATTAAGTTTTACTGGCTAAACACTCTAATGTAAAAGGTAAACTGCACATTCTACACATAACAAGGGCCTcttcacctcccatctctgtccaagCCCCAGGCCTACCTCACCCagccgcatggctgcccctcccccgcccagcagcagcagctggacgggggagagatctgctttttaacccctgtgttctcagaggcgtatccaaGGTCCTCAGTGGCCACttcaggtgccaatattcaaatctgaacCCCATTGGTGTGACCACAGCATATCCCAGAAAACttacttcctctcaaaccatGTCAGCGTCATAGAAAAAAGCCTGCCAAAAATGCAAATGAGAAAGTTTATGAAAATCTGtctctgagatttttttaaaagccaaaTCAGATGACTGTGAATGTACAGAATCCTTGGAAAAGGGTTCTCTGATTGTAGGATGTGGAAACTTGCTGATGATATAACAGATAATGATGATCTGGAAGCCAGTTAACCAGAATTTGCAAGGCTGGTGGTACAAGATATTCTAATTGGGGAGTGGGAGTGTGGGATTCTTACATGGGTGTGCTGTTAATTATTTTCATGTTAATGTAGTGGGAGTTGGTATGCCTGAATCTGTAGCATATATGAAAAAGAAGCTAGGTTTAAATTgtgtaattttaaaagcaataaaaCCCCCAAGAAGCTCTATTATGGTGGTGAGGACGGAGACAGTTATTGTTTGTCCATCTTCCTGTTTCCCCCAGTGAACTACTCATGTATGGTCTTAAGCAAAACTTTCTCCTGCTTAAAGCATAGTAATTTGATATTTAATTGTGGTGTTCAATGATTTCTTTTTAGTTCGCTACTTATGTTTTGCAGTCAGTTGCCATTACTGCTTGCTGGAAATTTCACCACATAGTATGAGTGCCACCTGAATGCCTTTAGCATGATATTGCATGTTCTCTTCATAAGAAATAATCTTATTGTAAATGATAAGACTTATAAGACAAATGGCTGGATGCTGTGTGTTCAAGGCACTGTTTGGGTTTGGggacttgggtttttttttttaacttttgggAATCCTGAGCAGAGGGGGGGTTTATGTGGGACTTCAGAATAAAGACCTAATAAAGTAATAGAAATAGTTTGTCTGTGTGTATACATAGGCTTGACAAAATAAGTTGGTCCCTCAGAATATTCTGACAGTCTCTGAGGCCCCAGCTGATATGAAGGGCCTGTTGTGATGAGCTGTATTTGCCTTTATGTACAATTATTACCTTGGAACACTTTTTAATTAAAGGCTTTGGAtgaaagagagaggaagaggtACAGTATAGCAGTGAGCAAGGCCAGTGTTGAGTTAGCACAGCTTTAATTTTTATGCAGatcttattatttttttaaattatgaataGAGATAGGGATGAAGGAAATTTGAcaagggaagaagggaaaatatAACCACGTAAGGTGGCAAGCTTAGGTTTCTGCTTTATACTTGAAAGCAGATATAAAATTTCTCATGTGGTAGAGAATTCTAGTTTAAgttttgaaaaatgaaacatGTCCTTAAAATCTGTTTAATTCTTTTGGGTAACAATGTCAAGCATTTTGGTTTATATAACTGTGTGGTAGCCGTGATGTTTTAATCAGATCTTGAATGTTTTTTAACTTGTCATTTAAGCCTTTCATAGTTTGTAGAtgtcaaattttattttttttttacctattAATGGAGTGATATCTGGACTATAATTTAATTATAATTTATGtaattgtttttcctcttttgctAGGAAACACTGCATTACATGACTGTGCAGAATCTGGAAGTTTAGAGATCATGAAGATGCTTCTCAAGTATTGTGCAAAGATGGAAAAGGATGGCTATGGAATGACTCCTCTTCTGTCAGCCAGTGTGACAGGCCACACAAATATTGTGGACTTCCTGACCCAACATGAACAGACTAGTAAGATAGAATGCATAAATGCTCTGGAACTTCTAGGAGCAACATTTGTGGACAAAAAGAGAGATCTGCTTGGTGCTTTGAAATACTGGAAGCAAGCTATGGAAATGCGATACAATGATAGGATTAGTATCCTGAACAGACCTGTACCACAAACACTAATTATGGCCTATGATTATGCTAAAGAAGTAAACAGCTTAGAAGAGCTAGAAAATCTTATTGCAGATCCTGATGAGATGAGAATGCAAGCACTATTAATTAGAGAACGTATTCTTGGTCCTTCTCACCCAGATACATCCTACTATATTAGGTACAGAGGTGCTGTCTATGCAGACTCTGGAAACTTTAAACGATGCATCAACTTATGGAAATATGCTTTGGACATGCAGCAGAGCAATCTAGATCCACTGAGCCCTATGACAGCCAGCAGTTTACTATCATTTGCTGAACTCTTCTCCTTCATGCTGCAGGACAAGGCAAAAGGCCTGCTAGGCGCTACTGTCACATTTGATGATCTAATGGGTATACTATGCAAAAGTGTTCTCGAAATAGAGCGGGCCGTGAAACAAATCCAGTGTCCTCCTGATCCAATACAGCTAAACAAAGCACTTTAGATcattttgcatttaatttgCTTGTTGGAAAAAGTACCTTGCGCCTCAGAACAGGAGCATTTTAAGAAACAGACTATATATAAGTTTCTTAAGCTTCAGCCTAGAGGGAAGAATAACTTCAGTCCACTTCACCTTGCTGTTGACAAGAATACTACATGTGTGGGTCGCTACCCAGTTTGTAAATTCCCCTCTCTACAAGTTACTGTTATCTTGGTGGAATGTGGTGCTAATATAAATGTCAGAGACTCTGATAACAACAGTCCTTTACATATTGCTGCACTGAACAACCATCCAGGCATCATGAATTTTCTTATCCAGTCAGGTTCACACTTTGATGCCACAAACTTGCATAAACAAACTGCTAGCGATCTACTGGAtgagaaaaaaatagcaaaaaactTAATCCATCCTATAAATCATACTACATTGCAGTGTCTTGCTGCTCGTGTTATAGTGAATCATAACATATGCAATGCAGGGCACATCCCTGAAAAGCTAgagaaatttattttgcttcatAGATAGTAGTGTGCAGGCTTAGAGTGCTGTTGTTGAAGCATGATTTGGTGACAACATTTTTCTGGTGCACTGTTGCAACATATCAGTATTCCTTTAGTTTGCTCCATCTTGCTCTCATTTTCTGAAGTGATGTTAGAATTGCATCTGCAGAGTTGGTTAACCAGTATTTGAATATGCCATATATTATAGTTTGTGGATTATTTAGAAATATAGTGCTCTATTTAGACTTATAATTGTTTGCCATAGGTTTGTCTATTCTGGTCCTTTTTTCTTGTCAGGTGTTTAGGACTGAGTTGAATATTTTCCACTGATTTCTTTTTACTACAGCTGTTGTGTGGATTTTATACAGTTGGAGGGTCGTCTTTTGTTGGTTTAGCTTGAGCATTTCTACTTTGAGTCTGTTCTTTTTCTATGGACTTGTTAACATTTGCAACTACCATAAGTGCTTTTTATCTTCTCTATGCACTGACTTGAATGTTACTGTTTGTGATGAACAATTCTATGCAGCAGTTGGGCAATTTCAACTTAAATGCCCATTTTGATTTGCAGTTTTGTTTGGAGCTCTTTTTGAGCATGCTGCCTTCATAGCATTACATATTTTGGACCTACATATCACCTTTCTTAACTGGGGTTTAACTTTTTTATTCTAGCTGTAACTGATGTTGCTTTCCTGCTGATCCTCTGGAAGTCAGTGctaaatttgggagaaaaaaaatatctcttGTTCTCATGTTAATCCACTTGAACTTTTAATCTGATAATTGTTTTCTCACATCATGCAGTTAGGGAAAGAGTAGTGATCATGTAGAAATGACAGCTTCCCTTTTGCACTAATGTCTTGCTTGTGTTGGTTATGTGAGTAGATAAAAAGCTTGTTCAAAGTTGAACCAGAAACTTAATTATACATTTCATCTATTTCTCATTAGAGTGTATGCCATAGTTTAAATTTACAAAACAACTTCTTTAGCTACAAAAGAAACTAAAGCACATTGGTGGTGTGATGCTTATCAGTCCAGAAATATTGGCATCACCAGTATCATTATAACATAGTAAATGGCTGTATGGCAGAGTAATAGAAATTCTATAGcaatttctcctcttccttattttaaatatctttatAAATGCATGTTTTTCTATCTCTTATTATGTCAGCTGTAATTAAGAAAAAGCAGTTTTTTGTGTGAATATATAATTCCTAATTAAACTTACCTATTTTTATAATATTTGCATAATGGCTTAAGTTTTACAACAGAAAGGGGTCTTTTGACGCAATAAGAATCTATAAAAAAATTTCATAAAGGAGAGTGACATTCAGGTATTTAATATAATTCAGCACTTTACTGTTGATCAGTAGTAGAATTTATTATGGCACATTAGCCCTGCAAATGTCTAAGTGAAATTAATTTGTCTTGAGTAGAATATAGTTTACTTCCAAATTTAGTATTCCAACATATTGAAAATTGTTGACTTGGTGTTTCATTTCAGTGATGGGCAGTAAATGGGTTTCTTGCTCCAGAAACTCAACAAGTTGATTTAGGCTTTTACTGGTGATAGAGGTATTTAAAAGCCAAATTAAGtagatgaaaagaaaaattatttaggaGAGTTTTCTAAAATTTGATGTTggagtatttttcttttgtgattTAAGTTGACGAAGAATGTCTTGAGAGTATAAAAGAGTATACATAAAAATTCATCCTCACTtcttggctgttttgtgttttctcttaATATTCAGTGTGGAGCCAACAAGTTTAGCCATTCTTGGGGAGAATATTGTAATACTTTTAAATAAAGATATGTTGAAAGTAATGCTATTTGTATATTGCCACTTTTAAACTCTTATTTTGAAACCACTTTAATGTGTTTGTTCCATGGTATACCTATACTGTATGAAATTCTGTGTATAAGAAAATCCTATTTACTTCTCGTGCAAATCTGCAGCAGTAATTTTGTATTAAattggctgattttttttttctgatttgtaATGATTAAACTACATTGCACTCAAGTTGACAACCCATAAAGATATTCAGAAGGTTGAGGAAAAAATGGTATGCTCTATAGGGGtgaaatatagatataaaaatttattaaataatttgcaggtatgtatttttaaagacaaggatactgatagcccattGCTTGTTGAAACATctgaaattagattttttttttttttaaataaatactcAAAGCATTCTTCCTGGGGTTCCATTGAAATACTTCAgccaggaagaagaaaattattgtggttaaaaataaaaaatgaaaaagctgtTATTGTCAAATTCTAAAATTATATTCCTATTTTTATATTGCTTATGTCAGTAACAAGATTCCAGCTGTTTGTAGTATCTCTGAGGTTCTGATTGTTAAGCACATGgtagaaaacacattttaaaatgcaaggAAAGAGTGTGGTTACTTTTCCCATGCATACTCTGCAACAGTCCTTGGATATGAGATATTTTTTTGTATTACCTAAATACCAACAAATCTCTTTTACTAATTCTTTTGAAACTGGTTGAAATTAGTGTCTTTTCACTTTTATAAAACACTATCTTATAGAAGGAATGGAATGCTATAGCAAAATTCTTACtgagatattaaaaaaagaattaaaacctTAATAGAAAAGGCATATGCCTGTTCTCAGTTGTACATCAACTGCAAGTTAGTAGTGGCAGGATATGACTACTCTGGAAATAGCTTCCTTGTGCTTTGAATTATGGAGTGGAATGCCTTTTATACTCTCAAATATTGACAAATGTGAGTACAAAGACTTAACACTAATTTCTGTGTTCTATGACTACAATGAAGTGGTATTTCATGTTTCAAAGTAACTGAAGAATGTGATGGAGATGTGCTAGACTTAAATATAGTTTCTTTTacattgtttaatttttttttgttatgagGATGAAAGTTACTGTTGAACCCTCAGTAAGCACAATGAAAAGTTATTGTTCATTTGGTTTTAACTAACTCTTTGTGTTCCATTGTATCACAGACTTGCTGTGCAGAGAAATTCCATGTGATTGAAATATTTGAATTATAAACTCAAATATATCAATTCCGTGTATTGAAATActgcaatttctttttaaaattagctTCAAtgataatgtaaaaaaaaaaaaagaaagaataacaaaTATATTTCTCTACTCTTACTCTTTTTTGGCTCTAAATgcatattacattaaaaatatgcTCTGGATGACATCTGTCTGAGTCCATATATCTGTTTTCCTCAGGGTTACTGGTTGCTGAACCTCTTTTTCAGTTGAGTATGAATAGTTAAATGTGAATGTTGCAGATTTAGGCTTTGATCTTCTTGTTCATTATTATACCTTAAACATACTATCATGTTTCATTCTCGTACTATGCTCCAACCAAACCTTTGAATTCTGGTGATGGGCAGCAGTAAGGAAAAGTCTTAAACTAGAGGATACAAGAGACTTTCAGTTTTTCTAGAAAATATATTTGGACATGCTATTAGCTCTGTCAAAACATAATTGTGTTTGTTTATAGCATAAATGAAACTAGCTAGATCTTGTAATAAattgtgggaactcagcacatcactcctgatgtccagagttgccgagacaacccttggggggctcgcaagccctggaatgttgccagaagtgcttgGTGGCTAGACTTTGGTCCTGCACAGGACgcaacacctgtatgaggatgggaggaTCACACGGGGATAAGTGAAGGGATAGATTATTTATAGagtgaaaacacaggttttagaatctcggtacaggggggttctaggggacaagatggaggaattagcgcgtgtcctgtccttcttcttcttcttcttcttgtcatccatcttcgatggtgatggtggcactttgagattagttcttactgaatgtgcacttgtcaataagggtgaaaggtattgggaggaaaaggtaaatatcctCCACGtagtttttggtataaaaataaGTGGCCGTCCCGAGGGAggtcagtgtgctcatggctggcttgctctgcggacctctgtcgggccaGGAGACAACattgtagataagaattaataaacaacactgaagaactgaaaaacctgaagactcctttcgtcCTTTCGAGTGCGGGCTGCCTCAAGGCCACCCAGAGCCTTACCAGGCCATTTCAACAGCCGAGACAGGACAATAAATAAGCAATAAACACTTTTCCAAGAAAGTGGCACAATTTAATTTAATAGCTTTTATTTAATAGCTTTATTTAATAGCTTTTCAAGTCTCTTACCTATTGCTTCCATTatgtaaaaagagaaaaaaatacttccAGGATGAGAGAATTCTGTTAAGATTCTTATTAAAGAGGTCTTAAAATGTCTTCTGTTCTGTAGAACATCAGCATCAGAATTTTGAGATTGTTATAGTTATGCACAGTAGTCATACTTAAAAGGCAGTGTACACTTCATTTCAGAGTTTATTTAGATTGATTCTTAATTGGTAACAAACAGC is a genomic window containing:
- the LOC141726874 gene encoding LOW QUALITY PROTEIN: protein fem-1 homolog C-like (The sequence of the model RefSeq protein was modified relative to this genomic sequence to represent the inferred CDS: substituted 1 base at 1 genomic stop codon); its protein translation is MDLKTAVFIAARDGKLCLLSKLLASKTREEVALLMSEKTNGATPLLIAARYGHIDIVEYLLDYCSASIEIGGSVNFDGEIIEGAPPLWAASAAGHLKVVQCLLDHGASVNNTTLTNSTPLRAACFDGHLEIVKYLVEHKADLEVSNCHGHTCLMISCYKGHKEIAQYLLEKGDDVNRKSVKGNTALHDCAESGSLEIMKMLLKYCAKMEKDGYGMTPLLSASVTGHTNIVDFLTQHEQTSKIECINALELLGATFVDKKRDLLGALKYWKQAMEMRYNDRISILNRPVPQTLIMAYDYAKEVNSLEELENLIADPDEMRMQALLIRERILGPSHPDTSYYIRYRGAVYADSGNFKRCINLWKYALDMQQSNLDPLSPMTASSLLSFAELFSFMLQDKAKGLLGATVTFDDLMGILCKSVLEIERAVKQIQCPPDPIQLNKALXIILHLICLLEKVPCASEQEHFKKQTIYKFLKLQPRGKNNFSPLHLAVDKNTTCVGRYPVCKFPSLQVTVILVECGANINVRDSDNNSPLHIAALNNHPGIMNFLIQSGSHFDATNLHKQTASDLLDEKKIAKNLIHPINHTTLQCLAARVIVNHNICNAGHIPEKLEKFILLHR